In one Parvibaculum sp. genomic region, the following are encoded:
- a CDS encoding outer membrane lipoprotein carrier protein LolA, with product MSNLDQNHRRRQGMLFAAAAVGIGMLIVAFVSGGAARAEAASDAAIAATSDEQALDDASAYLAALENMQGDFLQLGPDGSVAEGKFYLRRPGRLRFEYQPPDNLLVVADGTWVAVKDSSSPAQRYPIASTPLSLFLAANVDLAKSARVLNVESQPGALLITLADRAGEAPGQITLVFDQPNMQLRQWVVTDAQGLQTTVALRNVQSGIRADNALFTLRDEQRPAIGGRQ from the coding sequence ATGAGCAATCTCGACCAAAATCACCGCCGCCGTCAGGGCATGCTGTTCGCAGCCGCCGCCGTCGGCATCGGCATGTTGATCGTCGCCTTTGTCAGCGGTGGCGCGGCGCGCGCCGAAGCGGCGTCCGATGCGGCCATCGCCGCAACGAGCGACGAACAGGCGCTCGACGATGCCAGCGCCTACCTCGCGGCGCTTGAAAACATGCAGGGCGATTTCCTGCAGCTCGGTCCCGACGGTTCGGTCGCCGAGGGCAAGTTCTATCTGCGCCGGCCGGGCCGCCTGCGTTTTGAATATCAGCCCCCGGACAATTTGCTGGTGGTCGCCGACGGCACCTGGGTCGCGGTCAAGGACAGTTCCTCGCCCGCGCAGCGCTACCCCATCGCCTCGACGCCGCTGAGCCTCTTTCTCGCCGCCAATGTCGATCTCGCAAAGTCCGCCCGCGTGCTCAATGTCGAAAGCCAGCCCGGCGCGCTGCTGATCACGCTGGCCGACCGCGCCGGCGAGGCCCCCGGCCAGATCACGCTGGTGTTCGACCAGCCCAACATGCAGCTCCGCCAGTGGGTCGTCACCGACGCGCAAGGCCTGCAAACGACCGTTGCCTTGCGCAATGTCCAGTCGGGCATCCGCGCCGACAATGCGCTCTTCACCCTGCGCGACGAGCAACGCCCGGCCATCGGCGGCCGACAGTAG
- a CDS encoding gamma-glutamyl-gamma-aminobutyrate hydrolase family protein, with product MTRKSPNPARRRPIVGVPCDVKMLGPHPFHAVGEKYIAAVDGGADCQPVLLPVPRAPLDAGADLEEIFALCDGIFLTGSHSNVHPELYGGAHPREGVLLDRQRDALTLDLIRACVARAVPLFCVCRGFQELNVAFGGTLHQHIHEEPGEQGFAPRLDHREGKDDPLEIQYGPAHEVTLVAGGVFEGLLGAAKIEVNSLHGQGIAKLAPGLTVEGRAPDGTIEAVRVTGAKGFALGVQWHPEWRYWENPVSQKLFRAFGDAVREAAANNKSTQESKVSHGDGRGEDGDGRQHGRSGKVA from the coding sequence ATGACCCGAAAATCCCCAAATCCCGCGCGGCGCCGGCCCATTGTCGGTGTGCCTTGCGACGTCAAGATGCTGGGTCCGCACCCTTTTCATGCGGTCGGCGAAAAATACATCGCCGCCGTCGATGGCGGCGCCGATTGCCAGCCCGTGCTGCTGCCGGTGCCGCGCGCGCCGCTCGACGCTGGTGCCGACCTTGAGGAAATCTTCGCGCTTTGCGACGGCATCTTCCTCACCGGCTCGCATTCCAACGTCCATCCCGAACTTTACGGCGGCGCCCATCCGCGCGAGGGCGTGCTGCTCGACCGCCAGCGCGATGCGCTGACGCTCGATCTGATCCGCGCCTGCGTCGCGCGCGCCGTGCCGCTCTTCTGCGTCTGCCGCGGCTTTCAGGAATTGAACGTCGCTTTCGGCGGCACGCTGCATCAGCACATACACGAGGAGCCGGGCGAGCAAGGATTCGCGCCGCGCCTCGACCACCGCGAGGGGAAAGACGACCCGCTCGAAATTCAGTATGGCCCCGCCCATGAGGTTACGCTCGTGGCCGGCGGCGTCTTCGAGGGCCTACTCGGCGCCGCGAAGATCGAGGTCAACTCGCTGCATGGGCAGGGCATCGCGAAGCTCGCGCCCGGCCTCACCGTCGAGGGCCGCGCGCCGGACGGCACGATCGAGGCGGTGCGCGTGACCGGCGCGAAAGGTTTCGCGCTCGGTGTGCAATGGCACCCGGAATGGCGCTACTGGGAAAACCCGGTCTCGCAAAAACTTTTCCGGGCATTCGGAGACGCGGTGCGCGAGGCGGCCGCGAATAACAAGTCCACACAGGAAAGCAAGGTGTCCCATGGCGATGGGCGAGGAGAAGACGGAGACGGTCGGCAGCACGGACGATCTGGTAAAGTGGCTTAA